The following nucleotide sequence is from Verrucomicrobiota bacterium.
GGGAGAGAGCCGGAGAGAGGGGAATGCTCAACCTACCCCTCTCCTCATCCTCTCCCCGCTCATTCTTCGCAGGGAGAGGATGAAGATTTTCAGGCCTGTCCGCGCGCTGCGGCTGGTCTCCGACCCAGCCGCGCTCCCTCGTTCGTCCCGGCGGGACTGTCCTGCGCCGGCTCCGCCCTGTCCGTTCGCTCTATTCCACCGATAACAGTGAAGAACGCATTGTGATCGTAACCTGATTGTCACATTGCTGACCTTTGCGTGTCACTCCCTCTCACTAGCTTGCCGGCATTCGGTGCAACTACACGAACCATGAAAACGACAAGAACGAGGATTGCGATGGCCGCGCTGCTGGCTTCGGCGGGTGCCGCGATACCGGGCGCTCAGGCTCAGTCGGCTGACGCGCTCATCGACAAACTGGTGGAAAAGGGGATCCTGAATTCCAAGGAAGCCCAAGAACTGCGAGACGAGGCCGACAAGGGATTTACGACGGCCTATTCAGTCAAGTCGGGTCTACCCGACTGGGTGACGGCGTTGAAATTCAACGGGGATATGCGCGGCCGATTCGAGGGATTCTACGCCGAGAATCCCGCGAGCGTGGATCGCCATCGCATGCGGTATCGCCTGCGATTCGGTGTCACCGCCAATCTTCAGAATGACTTCGAGGTGGGTTTCCGCCTCGGATCCGGAGACTTGGATGGAGCGGCGGCGGCGCTGGGATCCGGCCTTGATCCCATTTCAAACAACCAGACTTTTCAGAATAACGCCTCCAAGAAGGGCATTTTCCTGGATTTGGCTTATGCCAAATGGTCGCCGCTGCACACCCCGGACTGGAGCGGCTCCGTCGCTTTAGGGAAGATCGAGAATCCTTTCACAACCTCGGACCTCGTCTTCGACAACGATTACACGCCTGAAGGGGTGGCCGTGACTCTGAGTTACAATCTCAGCCAGGACCATGTGGCCAAGTGGGCAACAGCCGGCTTTGCCTTGGACGAGCTGAGTGGGAACAGCCAGGATCCGTGGCTGGCGGGAACCCAATTGCGACTGGATTCGATGTGGAACAAGCATGTGTCCACGTCCTTCGGTGCCGGCCTGCTGGCGATTCAAAAAGAGCAAAACCTCAAGAACCGGGATGTGCCCAACTCGCAGCGGGGCAACACCCGCGGGGCGGATGAGGCACCGGTCCACGACTTCAGCTTGGTTTACGCGGACGCGGGCCTGACCTACTCCCTCGAATCTTTCCCGATGTATGAGGGGCCGTTTCCGATCAGGCTCTCGGGCGACTATCTGCGCAATATCGACGCTGCTGAGGGCAATGAAGGATTCAGTTTAGGGGTGTTGTTTGGGAAGTCGGGCAAGAAGGGGTTGTGGGATGTTTCCTACACTTACAAATTCCTGGGGGCCGACGCTTGGTATGAGGAATTCACCGACTCGGACACGGGGACCTTTTATCAGACCGCGCTGCCGAACTCGGCACTGGGAGGGGGCTATGGTGGCGGCACCAATTTGAAAGGGCACGTGGTGAGGATAGCCTATTCCCCGTTCGATTCGTTGGTATTATCTGCCAAATGGTATGGCATGGAAGCGATCAACGAGTCGCCGGCGGACTCCGAGAGTATGATGCATCGCATTCAGGTGGACGCGGCCTGGAAGTTCTAGGCGATCCGTCGCGAAACCTATTTGGAACACGGGTTCAACAATCACTTATCCATTAATCATCAGGAGACAAAACATGAAACAGAAGTTCCTCATGGCGGCAGCGGTCCTGCTGGCGCTTATCCCCGTGCGTGCGGGTAACATCACGGTCAAAGGATCGGACACCTTGGTTATTCTTGCCCAAAAGTGGGCTGAGACTTACATGGGGAAGAACCCGGGCACGAAGATCCAGGTTACCGGCGGGGGCACGGGCACTGGATTCGCGGCCTTGCAGAATCAGACCACGGATTTGTGTAACGCTTCGCGCAAGATTCGCGCGAAGGAAATCGAGACTTGCATCAAGGCGTTTGGCAAACGTCCGACCGAGTACAAAGTGGCGGTGGACGGCCTTTCCATCTATGTCAGCGCTGACAACGCGGTGCAGGAGTTGTCCATGGAGCAGTTGGAAGGAATCTTCACGGGCAAGATCAAGAACTGGAAGGACGTGGGCGGGGCAGACGCTCCGATTACGGTGTACAGCCGAGAAAACAGTTCCGGTACTTACGAGTTTTTCAAGGAACACGTTCTCAAGGGCAAAGATTTTGCCTCTTCGGCCCAGACCATGCCGGGGACGGCGGCGGTCTTGCAGGCCGTGGCCAAAGACAAGCGTGGCATCGGGTACGGCGGGGCGGCCTACGGGGCGGGTGCCAGGCACTTGAAGATTAAGAAGGACTCCGGATCGCCCGCCGTGGAACCAACCGAGGAGAGCGTGTTGAGCCAGAAGTATCCGATTTGGCGTTACCTTTACATCTACGTCAACCCCGCCCTGGACAAGGGTGAAATCCGTGATTATCTCGGCTGGATTCAGACGGAAGACGGGCAAAAGGTGGTGAAGGACGTGGGGTATTTCCCGCTGCCCAAGCATTTGAGGAACTGAGCGGGTGGACGCGAAGCGCACCATTGGATGGATGGGGATTCGGCGCGGCCACCGCGCGAATCTTTGGGAGTGGCTGGCGGAGAGGGTGATCTTCGGGGTATCCCTTTCGGCGATTGTGATGATCTTTCTGATCTTCCTTTTCGTGATGCGCGAGGGCCTCCCCATCTTCCTGGGGAGCATGAGCAGCTCGGCGGTCCAGGAGGTCATTCCAGTCGAGCAGATGGACCAGATGCCCAAGGAACAGCTGAGGTCGTACTTGGGGTTGTCTGCCAAGCAGTTCGCGGAGATGGATCGGGAAACGATGCAGGCGTTGATGGAGGTGAAGGTGGAGCAGCAGAAGGAGATTCCGAACGACAAGGATGCGGCGTTGAACACCACCTCCTGGCGTTACCTGCTGGGTCCGCATCAATGGACGGGATACGATAAGCCCGAATACATCTGGCAGCCCGTGTCAGGGATTCACAAATATAACATTGTGCCTTTAGTCCTGGGGAGTTTGAAGGCGACGTGCGTGGCCTTGTTGTTTTCGGTTCCCCTGGCCTTGGCGGCCGCAATTTATGTTTCCCAACTGGCCCGTCCGACGATTCGGGAATGGGTCAAACCCTGCATTGAACTGCTGTCGGGCATTCCCTCCGTGGTGCTGGGCTTCTTCGCTTTGTTAGTGATGGCCAGTGTGTTGCAAGGAGTGCTGGGATATCAATCCCGTCTCAACGCTTTCGTGGCGGGTATGGCCTTGGGGTTGGCAATTATTCCTGTGGTTTTTTCCATCGCGGAGGATGCCCTGACCAGTGTGCCTCGCAGTTACACGCAGGCGGCGCTAGCCCTGGGAGCGTCGCCGTGGCAGGCCGCCTGGCAGATTGTGCTGCCGGCGGCGATGCCCGGGGTGTTCGCGGCCGTCGTCCTGGGATTTGGCCGGGCGATTGGGGAAACCATGATTGTGCTGATGGCCAGCGGCAATGCCAGCATCATGTCCTTGAGCCTTTTCGATTCCACGCGGACGATCACGGCCACGATTGCGGCAGAGCTGGCGGAGACGGTTTTTGGAGGCCACCATTACCGGATTTTGTTCATGATCGGAGCCCTGCTGTTTGCGGTGACCTTCGTGTCGAATTTTATCGCCGACCTTGTCATTTACCGACTGAAGGCGCGCATGGAGGGGAAGGCATAGCTTGGGGGGCGAAGCCATGACGATTCCGAAAGGCGGGAATCCATTTGCCCGGGTGCGGTTCGACTACGCGTCGAACGGGTTCTCGGCGCTGACCGGGCTCGCGACGCTGCTCATTGTGGCCATTCTGTTCGTGATCCTGGGCAACATCGCCTATTTCGGCTGGCCCAGCTTGTCCTGGCGCTTTGTGACGGGGGGCACGGAAAAAGACATGTTCAATGTGGATCACGCGGGCGTGATGCCGATGATTTTTGGCACGGCGGCCCTGGTGATCTTGATGAGCATCGCCGTCGTTCCCGTGGGAGTGATCACGGCTGTGTATTTGACCGAATACACCCAGAGCAATTCGGTCATGACCCGGGTCATCCGTGGAGCCGTGAACAACCTGGCAGGGGTGCCCTCGATCGTGTTCGGGCTTTTTGGATTGGGGTTCTTTATCAACTTTGTGGGCCAAAACATGGACGCGATTCTGGGAAAGGCAGACGAGCCAGTCTGGGGGAAGCCGGCGATCCTCTGGGCCGCGCTGACCCTGGCCATCCTCACGCTGCCCGTGGTCATCGTGGCGACGGAAGAGGCGTTGAAAGCGATTCCAAACGGATTGCGGGAAGCCAGCTTGGCGCTCGGAGCGACGAAACTGCAGACGGTGATGAAAATCGTCATCCCTCAGGCCCTCCCGGGCATTATGACCGGCAGCATTCTCGCGGTAAGCCGGGGGGCGGGCGAAGTGGCGCCGATCATGTTCACCGGCGCGGCCTACTACATGGCCGAACTCCCATCCCGCTTGACGGATCAGTTTATGGAATTGGGCTACCATGTTTTCATTCTGTCCACCCAATCGCCGGATATCGAACGCACGCGTCCGATTTTATATGCCACCGTGGTGGTGTTGCTGGGGCTGACTTTTCTGCTGAATTTTGTGGCGATCCTGGTTCGGGCGCAGATGCGGCGCAAGCTGCGCTCCTTGTCCTAAATCAACGAGATCTTCCGACCCGCATGACTGATTCCATCGTGCCCAAAAGTCTGGTGCCTCGCGCCGCGGACGGCGCCGCCCCCCCCGCGTCGACGCTCATCGAGACAGAGCGGCTCTCCCTGTATTATGGCTCAACGCAAGCGCTGAAGGAGATCACCCTCACGATACCGGAGAAGGAGGTGACCGCCTTGATCGGGCCATCCGGGTGCGGGAAATCAACTTTCCTCCGCTGTTTCAACCGGATGAATGATTTGATCGACAGCGTGCGCATTGAGGGAAAGGTCTCCATCGGCGGCCAGGACATCCACGCGCCCGAAGTGGACGTGATCGAATTGCGAAAAAAGGTCGGGATGGTTTTCCAAAAGTCGAATCCATTCCCGAAATCGATTTTCGAGAATATCGCCTATGGACTCAGGCTGGCCGGGGTGCGCACGAAGTCCGAGATTGAGACTGCGGTGGAGACGAGCTTGCGGGGGGCGGCCCTGTGGGAAGAGGTGAAGGACCGTTTGCACTCCAGCGCGCTGGGTCTGTCCGGCGGTCAGCAGCAGCGTTTGTGCATTGCGCGCGCCATTGCGATCCGGCCCGAGGTGGTTTTGATGGATGAACCGGCCTCGGCCCTGGATCCCATTGCGACCTCCCGCATCGAGGAGTTGATTCTGGAGTTGAAGCGTGAGTTTACGATTGTGATTGTCACTCACAACATGCAGCAAGCGGCGCGCATTTCGGATCACACAGCCTTCTTTTATCTTGGAAAGCTCATCGAATTCGGGACCACTCGGAGGATCTTCACCAATCCGCGCGAGAAACAGACCGAGGATTATGTGACCGGGCGTTTCGGCTGAGCGACGAGGCCGGCGCGGGGAGAAGCGAAGCCATCTTATGACCCATCATTTTGAACAGGAATTGCAAGAGCTCAAGGACCTTCTGCTGGCCATGACGAGCCGCGGGGCGGCCGCGGTGGGGAACGCCATCAAGGCGCTGGTGGACCGGGACGAGGCCCTGGCGCGCAAAGTGATCGAGGACGACCGCGAGCTCGACAGGCTGGAGATTGAGATCGACGACAAGTCCATTTCACTGCTGGCGCAGGCCCCGCTGGCCCGGGATTTGCGCACCGTGACGGTGGCCATGAAGATTTCCCATGATTTGGAGAGGATAGGGGACGAGGCGACGACGATCGCGCGGCGGTCTCTCGATTTAAATCAAGAGCCCCAGCTCAAACCTTATGTGGACATCCCTCGCATGAGCGAGCTCGCTTTGGCCATGTTGCACGAAGCCCTCACGGCCTTTGTGACCCTGGACGCCGAGCGAGCGAGGCAGGTGATTCCCCGCGACAAGGAGGTGGACCTTCTGAACAAGCAATTGCAGCGGGAACTGGCGAGCTACATGGTCGAGCGTCCTGTCACGATCAGCCGCTGTTTGCATTTGATGGTGATCTCCAAGGCCTTGGAGCGCGTGGCGGACCACGCCAAGAACTTCGCCGAGGAAGTGGTGTATCTGTGCGAAGCCGTGGACATCCGCCATCCGAACGCCCCGCGTTGACTTGGATCAATCGGCGAGATCGGTGTTGGCTTCCCTCAAGTCCAGCGGCTTGATCCAAATGTTCCGATAGCGGACATCGTGGCCTTCGGCCTGCAGTTTCAAACCGCCGGGAACGTCGGTGATCCCTTCGCCGCCCTCCCTGCCACCGTCGAGGCCAGAGTTCGCTCCGCCCCAGACTTTGTGGATGGGGTGATTCACGTGGACTTTCTTGCCGTTGAAATACACGGTGACGAGAGCCTTTTCGACGCGCTTGCCGTTTTGAAAGCGAGCCGCTCGGAACACGACGTCGTAGGCGTTCCATTTTCCGGTGCCGAGATAGGCGTCGTAGGGCGATTCTGTTTCATTGATGATGGCCCCCATGCCATGCTTGGTCTTGTCGCCGTCCAGGACCTGAATCTCGTAGCGGTTTTGCAGATAAACCCCGCTGTTCCCTCCGGGTTTCATGATCAGGAATTCGACATGAAGCCGGAAATCGCGGAATTCTTTCTTGGTGACAATATCGGCGGCTCCGTACTTGCCGCCTGCCGCGGCGGGGTCATCGGTCATCATGACCGTGCCGGAGTCCACCGGATCCTCGACGATCTTCCACTTGATGGGGAGCGTGGACGCGAAGCGCGGTCCCATCCAATAAGTCCACTTCTCATCGAGCATTTTTCGCGTGCCGTCGAACAGGATTTCGGCACCAGTCAGAGGTTTGGCACCCACGCCCATGGCGGCCTCAAGGCGCAGAGGGTCGGGGAGGAGGGTGGCGAGCATGAAAGCAAGGGCCGCGAACCGGCGGGTGGAACGGGAATCGATCATGGGGCGGAGACTGACGAAATTTGGAATGGGAGGCGAGCTGGAATTTAACCTTAAAACGGCAGTTGAACGTCGTGAAGATTTGCAAAGGCCTGGATGAGAAAGACATGACGAAGAACGAGGCACTTCCATCCTCTCCACGCGCCTGGTTCCCTTCGTCGCCCCGCAGGCTGGGCAGCCTGCGCTACAGCGGACAGGGCTGTTTGAGTTACCACGACTACCCGGTCATCAACAGCCTTTGGATGCACCGGAACACGCCAGATCCCGTTCCGGAAGTGGACCCACTTCGCGGCGCCTCCTCAATCGCACGCATCCACAGGTTGAGGTGATGCGCGCGGCAGCGCCGGGACGCGGCGTTCACGCCGCTGGAGGGCGTGTCTGCAAAGGGGCATGGCAGGTTCAACGGGCCAGGTTGCTGCCAGGGCGAAGCATTCACCCAGGGCGGGCTGTGGAGCGGGAGGAGATCGCCGCGGCCGGTGGGCGCGCGCGGAAGCGCCGTGAACGGCGCGCCCCGACAACGTGCGGATGCACCGCCTGAACCGAGACGGCCTTCTTTCCCATTGCCTTGGCTCGGGCGTTGGTCAAGATCGGCTCATGCAATGTTCCTCCCTCGCCATGGGCACCGCCCTCTTGGCGTTTCTTTTTCTCGCGACCACCGGACTGTCGGCCTCGTTTGAACGGGTATCCTCCTCGGATTATGGCAAAATGCCCGACGGCGCCGGGGTGCAACAGTTCACCCTCAGGAATTCGAAAGGGATGGTGGTGAAGATCATCACTTACGGGGCTATCATCACGGAAATTCAAGCTCCGGATCGCGGAGGCAAGATGGCCAATGTCGTGCTCGGAGCCGCTTCGTTGGATGAGTATTTGAAAGGATTTCGCGGGTCGGCCGCGGTCATCGGGCGTTTCGCCAATCGCATCGCCAAAGCCAAGTTCAAGATCGATGGCATGGAGTATTCGCTCGCGGCCAACAATGGGCGAAACCACATCCACGGAGGGCGAAAGGGTTTTGCGAGTGTGGTGTGGACCGGGCGGGTTCTGCCGGCGAAGCCGAACGAAGGATCCGTTGAACTGAGTTATTTGAGCAAGGATGGCGAAGAGGGATATCCGGGGAACCTTCACGTGAAAGTGATCTACACTCTGACCGATTCCCATGAGCTGCGCATGGATTATCTTGCGACGACAGACAAGGCGACTCCCGTGAATCTGACCAATCACGCTTACTTCAATCTGGCGGGTGAAGGCCATGTGCTGGATCACGAGCTCTGGCTGAATGCGGATCGATACACACCGGCGGACGATGAGTTGATTCCGACCGGGGCCATCGCGAGTGTGAACGGCACCCCATTGGATTTCACCACGCGCACGCGCGTCGGATCGCGCATCGAGCAACTCAAGCCCAAGCTGAACGGTTACGATCACAACTTTGTGGTCACCGGAGACAAGGGAGTGCTGCGAACGGCTGGAAAAGTGGTGGATCCGAAAACCGGGCGAGTGATGGACGTCAGCACCACCGAACCTGGTGTGCAGCTCTACACGGGCAATCACCTCCAGCACGGCGGGCTCTGTCTGGAAACCCAACATTACCCGGATTCCATCAATCAACCGGCCTTTCCCTCGCCGGTGTTGCGTCCAGGCCAAACCTGGAACAGCACGAGCGTATTTGCGTTCTCGGCGCAATGATCGGGTCATTGGGGCGTGCCGCAGCAGACTCAACCCTCGGATTCGGACGCGACCGGCGGAGGCTGGGCGGGCGCGGGCCGCTTGGCGTGGATGGTGGTCCTGCTGCTGTGGCCGGTGGCTTTGCTGAACTATCTCGACCGGCAGATGCTGGCGGCGATGAAGTTCTCGGTGATGAAGGATATTCCTTCGATCGGGACCGAAGCGAACTGGGGGATGATGCTGGGGCAGTTCAAGTGGGTTTATGCGATCCTGAGCCCCGTGGGAGGCTACATTGCGGATCGATTCAGCCGCAGGCTCACGATCTGTGGGAGCCTGTTTGTCTGGTCCGCGGTGACTTGGGCCACCGGGCATGTGCAAACGTATGACGGATTGCTGTGGACGCGATCCCTGATGGGAATTAGCGAGGCGTTTTATATTCCGGCGGCACTGTCTTTGATCGCCGAGTATCATTCAGGATCCACGCGGTCCCGGGCGGTGGGATTGCATCAGATGGCGATTTATGCGGGTGTGATTTCCGGTGGGTTCACGGGTTATTTGGCGGAGGATCCGGGGTTTGGATGGCGCCGGGTGTTTGATTTCACGGGCATCGCAGGAATCCTCTATTCCATTCCGCTGGTCTTCCTCTTGAAAGATGCCCCGGCGTCGGCCCGGGCGGTCGCGGAATCGGATCCCAAGCCGGCGATGGGCGCGGCGGTGAAGGAGTTATTCGGGAACCGCTCATTTGTCTTGTTGGTGCTTTGTTTTACCTTGCCGGCGCTTGCGGCTTGGGTGGTGAGGGACTGGATGCCGGCGATTTTGAAGCAGCAGTTCAACATTGGTCAGGGCAAAGCGGGGGTCTCGGCGACGCTGTACTGGCAGGTCGCAGCCGTGCTGGGGGCCATGGGTGGAGGCTGGCTCGCGGACCAATGGAGCCAGCGAACGGAACGAGGCCGGATTTATGTGGGGGCATTGGGGATCAGCCTGTTGATCCCGGCGCTGTTTGGGGTGGGCAACGCGGGGAGCCTCACGGTGGCGGTGGTTTTCCTGATTGTATTCGGGTTGGGATGGGGCGCCTTCGATTGCAACAACATGCCTATTTTGTGTCAGATTGCCCGGCCCCAGCTCCGGGCCACAGGGTATGGCCTTATGAATATGGTCAGCATCAGTTGCGGCGGCTTCGCCGATTGGGGCTTCGGAATTTTGCGGGATCGGCAGGTACCCTTGAATGTCATTTTTGGAGTTTTTGCAGGAATCGCGACGGTTTCGGTGGTGCTGATGCTGCTGATTCAACCTTCACGCCGCGAGCCTGGGAGTGCTCCCTCATGAAATCGTTTCCCATCACTGGCTTGGTCGCGGCTACCCACACGCCTTTCCGGGACGATGGCCAAATGCATCTCGACGCGATCGAGCATCAGGCCGCCCATTTGGTTCGACAGGGGGTTGAGTTTGCTTTTGTGGGTGGAACCACGGGCGAGAGCCATTCACTGACTCTGGAAGAGAGGCTGGCCTTGGCCGACCGCTGGATGAGTGTGACGCGCGGATCGACTTTGAAAGTCATGGTTCATGTGGGTGCGAATAGTGTGGAGGATGCAAGAATCCTGGCCAACCGGGCGTCCCGGGCAGGGGCGGCTGCCTTCAGCGCCATCCCTCCCTGCTATTTCAAGCCGCGCACTCTGGATTTACTGGTTGAATGCTCGGAGAAGGTGGCCGAAGCAGCACCCGAACTGCCGTTTTTTTATTATGATATTCCGTCCATGACCGGCGTGGCGTTCCCGATGGGCGAATTCCTGGAGCGTGCGTCGGCGCGGATTCCCAATTTGGGGGGCCTGAAATTCAGCAATCACGACTTGGCGATGTTCCAACAGTGCTTGCTGGCTTGTGAGGGGAAGCTGACCATTACCTTTGGATGCGATGAGTTCTTGCTCGCCGCATTGGCGCTAGGCGGTCGTGCCGGGATCGGCAGCACCTACAATTTCGCGGCACCCCTTTATCACCGGTTGGTGAAGGCCTTCGCCGACGGACGAATGGAGGACGCACGCATGGAACAGCGGCGCTCGGTTTGTCTGGTGGCCTTGCTTTCGTCGTTCGGTTACATGGCCGCCTCCAAGGCCTTGATGGGCATGCTTGGAGTGAACGTGGGACCCCCGCGTCTGCCCCACGCAGGACTCTCAAAGGAGGCCCAAAAATCGTTGCGGCTCCGCCTTGAAGAGCTCGGGTTTTTCGATTGGATCAAATGGGATCCGCAGTAGCGGAGTCCAGGACGCATCCTGCGGACGGACCGAAGGTGGAACCGTGGAATCGGGAAGCCTGGAAACGGCGATTCAGAAGCGTCGAGCTGCGCAAAAGCTTGAGCGTCAGAGGCCTGCCAAAAGTTGAGGTGCATCCGCAGGGTGACCCATCGAATCATGAGACAGGCCTTTGCCGCCAAGATCTTGCGATAGATCGATGCGGATCAATTGCGGTTTTCAGCAAAAGAACTCCACCGGATCGGGGTGCGGAACGGTGAGTAACTTCACCATCAAGTTAGTCGGAAGGTGAAGTTGTCCGTGTTCGACCGGTCCGCTTGGTATCCGGACGTCCGTGGTAAGC
It contains:
- a CDS encoding PstS family phosphate ABC transporter substrate-binding protein produces the protein MKQKFLMAAAVLLALIPVRAGNITVKGSDTLVILAQKWAETYMGKNPGTKIQVTGGGTGTGFAALQNQTTDLCNASRKIRAKEIETCIKAFGKRPTEYKVAVDGLSIYVSADNAVQELSMEQLEGIFTGKIKNWKDVGGADAPITVYSRENSSGTYEFFKEHVLKGKDFASSAQTMPGTAAVLQAVAKDKRGIGYGGAAYGAGARHLKIKKDSGSPAVEPTEESVLSQKYPIWRYLYIYVNPALDKGEIRDYLGWIQTEDGQKVVKDVGYFPLPKHLRN
- the pstC gene encoding phosphate ABC transporter permease subunit PstC, whose amino-acid sequence is MSSSAVQEVIPVEQMDQMPKEQLRSYLGLSAKQFAEMDRETMQALMEVKVEQQKEIPNDKDAALNTTSWRYLLGPHQWTGYDKPEYIWQPVSGIHKYNIVPLVLGSLKATCVALLFSVPLALAAAIYVSQLARPTIREWVKPCIELLSGIPSVVLGFFALLVMASVLQGVLGYQSRLNAFVAGMALGLAIIPVVFSIAEDALTSVPRSYTQAALALGASPWQAAWQIVLPAAMPGVFAAVVLGFGRAIGETMIVLMASGNASIMSLSLFDSTRTITATIAAELAETVFGGHHYRILFMIGALLFAVTFVSNFIADLVIYRLKARMEGKA
- the pstA gene encoding phosphate ABC transporter permease PstA, which gives rise to MTIPKGGNPFARVRFDYASNGFSALTGLATLLIVAILFVILGNIAYFGWPSLSWRFVTGGTEKDMFNVDHAGVMPMIFGTAALVILMSIAVVPVGVITAVYLTEYTQSNSVMTRVIRGAVNNLAGVPSIVFGLFGLGFFINFVGQNMDAILGKADEPVWGKPAILWAALTLAILTLPVVIVATEEALKAIPNGLREASLALGATKLQTVMKIVIPQALPGIMTGSILAVSRGAGEVAPIMFTGAAYYMAELPSRLTDQFMELGYHVFILSTQSPDIERTRPILYATVVVLLGLTFLLNFVAILVRAQMRRKLRSLS
- a CDS encoding phosphate ABC transporter ATP-binding protein codes for the protein MTDSIVPKSLVPRAADGAAPPASTLIETERLSLYYGSTQALKEITLTIPEKEVTALIGPSGCGKSTFLRCFNRMNDLIDSVRIEGKVSIGGQDIHAPEVDVIELRKKVGMVFQKSNPFPKSIFENIAYGLRLAGVRTKSEIETAVETSLRGAALWEEVKDRLHSSALGLSGGQQQRLCIARAIAIRPEVVLMDEPASALDPIATSRIEELILELKREFTIVIVTHNMQQAARISDHTAFFYLGKLIEFGTTRRIFTNPREKQTEDYVTGRFG
- the phoU gene encoding phosphate signaling complex protein PhoU; this encodes MTHHFEQELQELKDLLLAMTSRGAAAVGNAIKALVDRDEALARKVIEDDRELDRLEIEIDDKSISLLAQAPLARDLRTVTVAMKISHDLERIGDEATTIARRSLDLNQEPQLKPYVDIPRMSELALAMLHEALTAFVTLDAERARQVIPRDKEVDLLNKQLQRELASYMVERPVTISRCLHLMVISKALERVADHAKNFAEEVVYLCEAVDIRHPNAPR
- a CDS encoding DUF1080 domain-containing protein, which gives rise to MIDSRSTRRFAALAFMLATLLPDPLRLEAAMGVGAKPLTGAEILFDGTRKMLDEKWTYWMGPRFASTLPIKWKIVEDPVDSGTVMMTDDPAAAGGKYGAADIVTKKEFRDFRLHVEFLIMKPGGNSGVYLQNRYEIQVLDGDKTKHGMGAIINETESPYDAYLGTGKWNAYDVVFRAARFQNGKRVEKALVTVYFNGKKVHVNHPIHKVWGGANSGLDGGREGGEGITDVPGGLKLQAEGHDVRYRNIWIKPLDLREANTDLAD
- a CDS encoding galactose mutarotase; protein product: MQCSSLAMGTALLAFLFLATTGLSASFERVSSSDYGKMPDGAGVQQFTLRNSKGMVVKIITYGAIITEIQAPDRGGKMANVVLGAASLDEYLKGFRGSAAVIGRFANRIAKAKFKIDGMEYSLAANNGRNHIHGGRKGFASVVWTGRVLPAKPNEGSVELSYLSKDGEEGYPGNLHVKVIYTLTDSHELRMDYLATTDKATPVNLTNHAYFNLAGEGHVLDHELWLNADRYTPADDELIPTGAIASVNGTPLDFTTRTRVGSRIEQLKPKLNGYDHNFVVTGDKGVLRTAGKVVDPKTGRVMDVSTTEPGVQLYTGNHLQHGGLCLETQHYPDSINQPAFPSPVLRPGQTWNSTSVFAFSAQ
- a CDS encoding MFS transporter: MVVLLLWPVALLNYLDRQMLAAMKFSVMKDIPSIGTEANWGMMLGQFKWVYAILSPVGGYIADRFSRRLTICGSLFVWSAVTWATGHVQTYDGLLWTRSLMGISEAFYIPAALSLIAEYHSGSTRSRAVGLHQMAIYAGVISGGFTGYLAEDPGFGWRRVFDFTGIAGILYSIPLVFLLKDAPASARAVAESDPKPAMGAAVKELFGNRSFVLLVLCFTLPALAAWVVRDWMPAILKQQFNIGQGKAGVSATLYWQVAAVLGAMGGGWLADQWSQRTERGRIYVGALGISLLIPALFGVGNAGSLTVAVVFLIVFGLGWGAFDCNNMPILCQIARPQLRATGYGLMNMVSISCGGFADWGFGILRDRQVPLNVIFGVFAGIATVSVVLMLLIQPSRREPGSAPS
- a CDS encoding N-acetylneuraminate lyase, which codes for MKSFPITGLVAATHTPFRDDGQMHLDAIEHQAAHLVRQGVEFAFVGGTTGESHSLTLEERLALADRWMSVTRGSTLKVMVHVGANSVEDARILANRASRAGAAAFSAIPPCYFKPRTLDLLVECSEKVAEAAPELPFFYYDIPSMTGVAFPMGEFLERASARIPNLGGLKFSNHDLAMFQQCLLACEGKLTITFGCDEFLLAALALGGRAGIGSTYNFAAPLYHRLVKAFADGRMEDARMEQRRSVCLVALLSSFGYMAASKALMGMLGVNVGPPRLPHAGLSKEAQKSLRLRLEELGFFDWIKWDPQ